Proteins from a genomic interval of Acetobacterium woodii DSM 1030:
- a CDS encoding type 1 glutamine amidotransferase has translation MRIHYLQHVSFENPGSILEWAESHRFPVTATLLYKNEALPELNEFDWLIVMGGPMNIDEESDYPWLKAEKQFLKKAIDSGKVVIGMCLGSQLIAAVIGGKVVQNTQKEIGWFPITFSEKAKALPLFAFFPENPMVFHWHGDTFIDLPAEAVMIAASKACQNQAFIYKKRVFGFQFHLENNGSIINDLIKNCSDEMIPGDYVQSPEAVLAHPEYITQDNRWMAAFLNQLQQLTENGII, from the coding sequence ATGAGAATTCATTATTTGCAGCATGTATCTTTTGAGAATCCGGGCAGTATTTTGGAGTGGGCCGAGAGTCATCGCTTTCCGGTGACAGCAACGTTATTATATAAAAATGAAGCGCTGCCGGAATTAAATGAATTTGATTGGCTGATTGTTATGGGCGGTCCCATGAATATCGATGAAGAGTCAGATTACCCCTGGTTGAAGGCCGAAAAACAATTCCTTAAAAAAGCCATTGACAGCGGTAAAGTCGTCATCGGGATGTGTTTGGGGAGCCAATTGATTGCTGCTGTCATCGGCGGAAAAGTTGTTCAAAATACGCAAAAGGAAATTGGCTGGTTTCCGATCACTTTTTCTGAAAAGGCCAAAGCATTACCATTATTTGCTTTTTTTCCGGAAAATCCGATGGTTTTTCACTGGCATGGTGATACCTTTATCGATCTGCCAGCCGAAGCGGTCATGATTGCCGCAAGTAAAGCGTGTCAAAATCAGGCGTTTATCTACAAAAAAAGGGTTTTTGGATTTCAGTTTCATTTAGAAAATAACGGATCGATTATTAATGATCTGATCAAAAATTGTAGTGATGAAATGATCCCCGGAGATTATGTTCAATCCCCGGAAGCGGTTTTAGCGCATCCGGAATACATAACACAAGATAATCGCTGGATGGCAGCATTTCTGAATCAGTTGCAGCAATTGACGGAGAATGGCATAATT
- a CDS encoding ADP-ribosylglycohydrolase family protein produces MNRLKGLLYGAFLGDGFALGPHWIYDTALIESQFGRIDSIVEPLPSTYHKTKKKGDFTHYGDQSLLILKSVSEMDGFYLEKLKNDWLTYMSNYDGYMDKASTESLELLSGQNNLGSSSDELAGFSVVIPIIAKYHRDPRLKDYLEAAIRLTHNNDQIIEMANFFTDVLLMVLQDTRPSDAIEHLAPQAGKRIHHYFKTATKNIDAPAVDFILKNGQSCHSHNAFPSSLFLILKHQDNIRDAMIDNVMAGGDSAGRGMIIGMILGAYLGYEALPKAWLNDLNHLKMIDQYAALL; encoded by the coding sequence ATGAATCGATTAAAAGGATTACTTTATGGCGCGTTTTTAGGTGATGGTTTTGCGTTAGGTCCCCATTGGATTTACGATACCGCACTCATTGAAAGTCAATTTGGGCGGATTGATTCAATTGTCGAACCGCTTCCTTCAACCTATCATAAAACGAAAAAAAAAGGAGATTTCACCCACTATGGCGATCAAAGTTTATTAATCCTGAAATCCGTCTCAGAAATGGATGGTTTTTATCTGGAAAAATTAAAAAACGACTGGCTCACTTACATGTCAAATTATGATGGTTACATGGACAAAGCCTCAACAGAGAGTTTAGAACTCCTTTCCGGGCAAAACAATCTCGGCTCAAGCTCAGATGAACTTGCCGGTTTTTCGGTTGTTATTCCAATTATTGCTAAATATCATCGTGACCCGCGCTTAAAAGACTATCTTGAAGCGGCTATTCGGTTGACGCATAACAATGACCAGATCATTGAAATGGCTAATTTTTTTACCGATGTTTTGTTGATGGTCTTGCAGGATACCCGTCCGTCCGACGCCATCGAACATTTAGCACCTCAGGCCGGCAAACGCATCCATCATTATTTTAAAACTGCAACTAAAAACATCGATGCGCCGGCGGTGGATTTCATCTTAAAAAATGGTCAATCCTGTCACAGTCACAACGCTTTCCCCAGTTCTCTTTTTCTGATCCTGAAACATCAAGATAACATTCGTGATGCGATGATTGATAATGTTATGGCTGGCGGCGACTCGGCTGGCCGAGGAATGATTATCGGTATGATCTTAGGTGCCTATTTAGGTTATGAAGCCTTACCTAAAGCGTGGCTAAATGATTTAAATCATCTGAAAATGATTGATCAATATGCAGCATTATTATAA